The following proteins are encoded in a genomic region of Corylus avellana chromosome ca4, CavTom2PMs-1.0:
- the LOC132178833 gene encoding probable potassium transporter 17 isoform X2: MDRQLGQANSLETFSEFFVDSAATTAHLRTLHGEKEMDRWGTLVLAYKTLGVVFGGLVTSPLYVYPSMNLKSPTEEDYLGIFSIIFWTLTLIGVVKYASIALKADDQGEGGTFALYSLLCRHMNIGILSSKHASTNSRLSHSMDEVTKKQSKLGIFFESSIVARRVLLFVAILGMCMLIGDGILTPAISVLSAMEGLRAPFPSVSKSLVEALSATVLIVMFLLQKFGTSRVSFVFSPIMGMWTLTTPLVGIYSIIHHYPRIFKALSPHYIVHFFLRNGKEGWLYLGGTVLCITGSEALFADLGHFNRSSIQIAFLFTIYPSLVLTYAGQTAYLIKNPNDHRDGFYKFIPTAVYWPIFIVATSAAIVASQSLISATFSVIKQSVVLDYFPRVKVVHTSRSKEGEVYSPEVNYILMILCVAVILIFGDGNDIGNAFGVVVSLVMLITTILLTLVMIIIWRTHWGLVALYFCVFFVMEGVYVSAVCTKIHEGGWIPFAISFILALIMFGWFYGRQRKMEYELTHKITLDRLGMLLSDPSVQRVPGLCFFYTNIQDGLTPVLGHYIKNMKSLHKFTIFTTLQYSLVPKVAPHERIVIKKLGLKGVYGCVVHYGYADSLNLDGDDFVGQVTDSLQVHIQDCADGRPSSPVEIQEEISDLEQAKQAGVAHIRGKTRFYIGKSCSWFDRIMLAFYELLHNNCRSALPALGVPLPQRIEVGMLYEA, translated from the exons ATGGATCGTCAACTCGGGCAAGCGAACTCACTGGAGACTTTCTCTGAGTTTTTTGTTGATTCTGCTGCCACCACTGCCCACCTTCGCACTCTTCACGGGGAAAAG GAGATGGATAGATGGGGTACTTTGGTACTTGCATACAAGACTCTAGGAGTGGTATTTGGAGGACTTGTAACATCTCCATTGTATGTGTACCCTTCAATGAATTTGAAGTCTCCAACAGAAGAAGACTACTTGGGTATCTTCAGCATAATTTTCTGGACTCTTACTCTCATAGGTGTTGTTAAGTATGCTAGCATAGCTCTCAAAGCTGACGATCAGGGAGAAG GTGGAACATTTGCCTTATATTCATTACTTTGTAGGCATATGAATATTGGAATCCTTTCTTCAAAACATGCAAGTACAAACTCAAGACTTTCACACTCTATGGATGAGGTTACCAAAAAGCAAagtaagcttggaattttttttgaaagcaGTATAGTTGCTAGAAGGGTATTGCTTTTTGTTGCTATATTAGGCATGTGCATGCTTATTGGTGATGGTATACTTACGCCAGCAATCTCAG TGTTATCAGCAATGGAAGGACTAAGAGCACCTTTTCCTTCTGTGAGCAAAT CACTGGTGGAGGCACTTTCTGCAACAGTATTAATTGTTATGTTCCTGTTGCAAAAGTTCGGCACCAGTCGAGTGAGTTTCGTATTTTCCCCTATCATGGGTATGTGGACCTTGACTACCCCGCTTGTTGGAATTTATAGCATAATACATCATTATCCAAGGATATTCAAGGCTTTATCGCCGCATTACATCGTCCAtttctttttgagaaatggAAAGGAAGGCTGGCTGTATCTTGGTGGCACTGTCCTCTGCATCACAG GTTCTGAAGCATTGTTTGCAGATCTTGGTCATTTCAACCGGAGTTCCATTCAG ATAGCTTTCTTGTTTACAATCTATCCATCTTTGGTTCTGACATATGCGGGGCAGACTGCGTACCTGATCAAGAACCCAAACGATCATCGTGATGGATTCTACAAGTTCATACCAACTGCAGTCTACTGGCCTATCTTTATCGTAGCCACATCAGCTGCGATTGTTGCAAGCCAGTCGCTGATATCAGCCACATTTTCTGTAATCAAGCAATCTGTGGTTCTGGACTACTTTCCTCGAGTGAAGGTGGTACACACATCTCGTAGTAAAGAAGGCGAGGTCTACTCCCCAGAAGTGAACTACATCCTCATGATTCTTTGTGTTGCTGTCATTCTCATCTTTGGAGATGGAAATGATATCGGAAATGCTTTTG GTGTTGTCGTCAGTCTGGTCATGCTCATCACCACTATATTACTgacccttgtgatgatcataaTATGGAGAACTCATTGGGGGCTTGTTGCTCTTTATTTCTGTGTGTTCTTTGTGATGGAAGGTGTTTACGTAAGTGCAGTCTGCACTAAAATCCATGAAGGTGGATGGATTCCTTTTGCCATATCCTTTATCCTTGCTCTTATTATGTTTGGCTGGTTTTACGGGAGACAGAGAAAGATGGAATATGAGTTAACTCACAAGATAACTTTGGACAGACTTGGAATGCTTCTATCCGACCCCAGTGTTCAAAGGGTTCCTGGATTGTGCTTCTTTTACACTAACATCCAAGATGGGCTTACTCCTGTTCTTGGACACTACATAAAAAACATGAAATCCCTACATAAGTTTACTATATTCACAACTCTTCAATACTCATTGGTTCCTAAGGTTGCTCCACATGAGAGGATTGTCATCAAGAAACTGGGCCTCAAAGGGGTTTATGGGTGTGTGGTTCATTACGGCTATGCAGATTCCTTAAATCTTGATGGAGATGATTTTGTAGGACAAGTTACGGATAGCTTGCAAGTGCATATACAGGATTGCGCAGACGGTCGACCATCTAGTCCTGTGGAGATCCAGGAAGAGATTTCTGATTTGGAACAAGCAAAGCAGGCTGGTGTGGCTCATATCAGAGGGAAGACAAGATTTTATATTGGCAAGAGCTGTAGCTGGTTTGATAGAATCATGCTTGCTTTTTATGAACTCCTGCACAACAATTGTCGGTCTGCCCTGCCTGCTCTGGGGGTACCACTACCGCAGCGTATTGAGGTTGGAATGCTATACGAGGCTTGA
- the LOC132178833 gene encoding probable potassium transporter 17 isoform X1, whose product MDRQLGQANSLETFSEFFVDSAATTAHLRTLHGEKLLPVTTSSRLLMADQHIRPCLEMDRWGTLVLAYKTLGVVFGGLVTSPLYVYPSMNLKSPTEEDYLGIFSIIFWTLTLIGVVKYASIALKADDQGEGGTFALYSLLCRHMNIGILSSKHASTNSRLSHSMDEVTKKQSKLGIFFESSIVARRVLLFVAILGMCMLIGDGILTPAISVLSAMEGLRAPFPSVSKSLVEALSATVLIVMFLLQKFGTSRVSFVFSPIMGMWTLTTPLVGIYSIIHHYPRIFKALSPHYIVHFFLRNGKEGWLYLGGTVLCITGSEALFADLGHFNRSSIQIAFLFTIYPSLVLTYAGQTAYLIKNPNDHRDGFYKFIPTAVYWPIFIVATSAAIVASQSLISATFSVIKQSVVLDYFPRVKVVHTSRSKEGEVYSPEVNYILMILCVAVILIFGDGNDIGNAFGVVVSLVMLITTILLTLVMIIIWRTHWGLVALYFCVFFVMEGVYVSAVCTKIHEGGWIPFAISFILALIMFGWFYGRQRKMEYELTHKITLDRLGMLLSDPSVQRVPGLCFFYTNIQDGLTPVLGHYIKNMKSLHKFTIFTTLQYSLVPKVAPHERIVIKKLGLKGVYGCVVHYGYADSLNLDGDDFVGQVTDSLQVHIQDCADGRPSSPVEIQEEISDLEQAKQAGVAHIRGKTRFYIGKSCSWFDRIMLAFYELLHNNCRSALPALGVPLPQRIEVGMLYEA is encoded by the exons ATGGATCGTCAACTCGGGCAAGCGAACTCACTGGAGACTTTCTCTGAGTTTTTTGTTGATTCTGCTGCCACCACTGCCCACCTTCGCACTCTTCACGGGGAAAAG CTGCTTCCGGTGACAACTTCCAGTCGCTTGTTAATGGCAGACCAACACATTAGGCCTTGCTTG GAGATGGATAGATGGGGTACTTTGGTACTTGCATACAAGACTCTAGGAGTGGTATTTGGAGGACTTGTAACATCTCCATTGTATGTGTACCCTTCAATGAATTTGAAGTCTCCAACAGAAGAAGACTACTTGGGTATCTTCAGCATAATTTTCTGGACTCTTACTCTCATAGGTGTTGTTAAGTATGCTAGCATAGCTCTCAAAGCTGACGATCAGGGAGAAG GTGGAACATTTGCCTTATATTCATTACTTTGTAGGCATATGAATATTGGAATCCTTTCTTCAAAACATGCAAGTACAAACTCAAGACTTTCACACTCTATGGATGAGGTTACCAAAAAGCAAagtaagcttggaattttttttgaaagcaGTATAGTTGCTAGAAGGGTATTGCTTTTTGTTGCTATATTAGGCATGTGCATGCTTATTGGTGATGGTATACTTACGCCAGCAATCTCAG TGTTATCAGCAATGGAAGGACTAAGAGCACCTTTTCCTTCTGTGAGCAAAT CACTGGTGGAGGCACTTTCTGCAACAGTATTAATTGTTATGTTCCTGTTGCAAAAGTTCGGCACCAGTCGAGTGAGTTTCGTATTTTCCCCTATCATGGGTATGTGGACCTTGACTACCCCGCTTGTTGGAATTTATAGCATAATACATCATTATCCAAGGATATTCAAGGCTTTATCGCCGCATTACATCGTCCAtttctttttgagaaatggAAAGGAAGGCTGGCTGTATCTTGGTGGCACTGTCCTCTGCATCACAG GTTCTGAAGCATTGTTTGCAGATCTTGGTCATTTCAACCGGAGTTCCATTCAG ATAGCTTTCTTGTTTACAATCTATCCATCTTTGGTTCTGACATATGCGGGGCAGACTGCGTACCTGATCAAGAACCCAAACGATCATCGTGATGGATTCTACAAGTTCATACCAACTGCAGTCTACTGGCCTATCTTTATCGTAGCCACATCAGCTGCGATTGTTGCAAGCCAGTCGCTGATATCAGCCACATTTTCTGTAATCAAGCAATCTGTGGTTCTGGACTACTTTCCTCGAGTGAAGGTGGTACACACATCTCGTAGTAAAGAAGGCGAGGTCTACTCCCCAGAAGTGAACTACATCCTCATGATTCTTTGTGTTGCTGTCATTCTCATCTTTGGAGATGGAAATGATATCGGAAATGCTTTTG GTGTTGTCGTCAGTCTGGTCATGCTCATCACCACTATATTACTgacccttgtgatgatcataaTATGGAGAACTCATTGGGGGCTTGTTGCTCTTTATTTCTGTGTGTTCTTTGTGATGGAAGGTGTTTACGTAAGTGCAGTCTGCACTAAAATCCATGAAGGTGGATGGATTCCTTTTGCCATATCCTTTATCCTTGCTCTTATTATGTTTGGCTGGTTTTACGGGAGACAGAGAAAGATGGAATATGAGTTAACTCACAAGATAACTTTGGACAGACTTGGAATGCTTCTATCCGACCCCAGTGTTCAAAGGGTTCCTGGATTGTGCTTCTTTTACACTAACATCCAAGATGGGCTTACTCCTGTTCTTGGACACTACATAAAAAACATGAAATCCCTACATAAGTTTACTATATTCACAACTCTTCAATACTCATTGGTTCCTAAGGTTGCTCCACATGAGAGGATTGTCATCAAGAAACTGGGCCTCAAAGGGGTTTATGGGTGTGTGGTTCATTACGGCTATGCAGATTCCTTAAATCTTGATGGAGATGATTTTGTAGGACAAGTTACGGATAGCTTGCAAGTGCATATACAGGATTGCGCAGACGGTCGACCATCTAGTCCTGTGGAGATCCAGGAAGAGATTTCTGATTTGGAACAAGCAAAGCAGGCTGGTGTGGCTCATATCAGAGGGAAGACAAGATTTTATATTGGCAAGAGCTGTAGCTGGTTTGATAGAATCATGCTTGCTTTTTATGAACTCCTGCACAACAATTGTCGGTCTGCCCTGCCTGCTCTGGGGGTACCACTACCGCAGCGTATTGAGGTTGGAATGCTATACGAGGCTTGA
- the LOC132178833 gene encoding probable potassium transporter 17 isoform X3 — MNIGILSSKHASTNSRLSHSMDEVTKKQSKLGIFFESSIVARRVLLFVAILGMCMLIGDGILTPAISVLSAMEGLRAPFPSVSKSLVEALSATVLIVMFLLQKFGTSRVSFVFSPIMGMWTLTTPLVGIYSIIHHYPRIFKALSPHYIVHFFLRNGKEGWLYLGGTVLCITGSEALFADLGHFNRSSIQIAFLFTIYPSLVLTYAGQTAYLIKNPNDHRDGFYKFIPTAVYWPIFIVATSAAIVASQSLISATFSVIKQSVVLDYFPRVKVVHTSRSKEGEVYSPEVNYILMILCVAVILIFGDGNDIGNAFGVVVSLVMLITTILLTLVMIIIWRTHWGLVALYFCVFFVMEGVYVSAVCTKIHEGGWIPFAISFILALIMFGWFYGRQRKMEYELTHKITLDRLGMLLSDPSVQRVPGLCFFYTNIQDGLTPVLGHYIKNMKSLHKFTIFTTLQYSLVPKVAPHERIVIKKLGLKGVYGCVVHYGYADSLNLDGDDFVGQVTDSLQVHIQDCADGRPSSPVEIQEEISDLEQAKQAGVAHIRGKTRFYIGKSCSWFDRIMLAFYELLHNNCRSALPALGVPLPQRIEVGMLYEA; from the exons ATGAATATTGGAATCCTTTCTTCAAAACATGCAAGTACAAACTCAAGACTTTCACACTCTATGGATGAGGTTACCAAAAAGCAAagtaagcttggaattttttttgaaagcaGTATAGTTGCTAGAAGGGTATTGCTTTTTGTTGCTATATTAGGCATGTGCATGCTTATTGGTGATGGTATACTTACGCCAGCAATCTCAG TGTTATCAGCAATGGAAGGACTAAGAGCACCTTTTCCTTCTGTGAGCAAAT CACTGGTGGAGGCACTTTCTGCAACAGTATTAATTGTTATGTTCCTGTTGCAAAAGTTCGGCACCAGTCGAGTGAGTTTCGTATTTTCCCCTATCATGGGTATGTGGACCTTGACTACCCCGCTTGTTGGAATTTATAGCATAATACATCATTATCCAAGGATATTCAAGGCTTTATCGCCGCATTACATCGTCCAtttctttttgagaaatggAAAGGAAGGCTGGCTGTATCTTGGTGGCACTGTCCTCTGCATCACAG GTTCTGAAGCATTGTTTGCAGATCTTGGTCATTTCAACCGGAGTTCCATTCAG ATAGCTTTCTTGTTTACAATCTATCCATCTTTGGTTCTGACATATGCGGGGCAGACTGCGTACCTGATCAAGAACCCAAACGATCATCGTGATGGATTCTACAAGTTCATACCAACTGCAGTCTACTGGCCTATCTTTATCGTAGCCACATCAGCTGCGATTGTTGCAAGCCAGTCGCTGATATCAGCCACATTTTCTGTAATCAAGCAATCTGTGGTTCTGGACTACTTTCCTCGAGTGAAGGTGGTACACACATCTCGTAGTAAAGAAGGCGAGGTCTACTCCCCAGAAGTGAACTACATCCTCATGATTCTTTGTGTTGCTGTCATTCTCATCTTTGGAGATGGAAATGATATCGGAAATGCTTTTG GTGTTGTCGTCAGTCTGGTCATGCTCATCACCACTATATTACTgacccttgtgatgatcataaTATGGAGAACTCATTGGGGGCTTGTTGCTCTTTATTTCTGTGTGTTCTTTGTGATGGAAGGTGTTTACGTAAGTGCAGTCTGCACTAAAATCCATGAAGGTGGATGGATTCCTTTTGCCATATCCTTTATCCTTGCTCTTATTATGTTTGGCTGGTTTTACGGGAGACAGAGAAAGATGGAATATGAGTTAACTCACAAGATAACTTTGGACAGACTTGGAATGCTTCTATCCGACCCCAGTGTTCAAAGGGTTCCTGGATTGTGCTTCTTTTACACTAACATCCAAGATGGGCTTACTCCTGTTCTTGGACACTACATAAAAAACATGAAATCCCTACATAAGTTTACTATATTCACAACTCTTCAATACTCATTGGTTCCTAAGGTTGCTCCACATGAGAGGATTGTCATCAAGAAACTGGGCCTCAAAGGGGTTTATGGGTGTGTGGTTCATTACGGCTATGCAGATTCCTTAAATCTTGATGGAGATGATTTTGTAGGACAAGTTACGGATAGCTTGCAAGTGCATATACAGGATTGCGCAGACGGTCGACCATCTAGTCCTGTGGAGATCCAGGAAGAGATTTCTGATTTGGAACAAGCAAAGCAGGCTGGTGTGGCTCATATCAGAGGGAAGACAAGATTTTATATTGGCAAGAGCTGTAGCTGGTTTGATAGAATCATGCTTGCTTTTTATGAACTCCTGCACAACAATTGTCGGTCTGCCCTGCCTGCTCTGGGGGTACCACTACCGCAGCGTATTGAGGTTGGAATGCTATACGAGGCTTGA